TACGGACCGGAAGTGCTCGGTCAGCAGGATCCGCTCGGGTGAGCGGCGGACCGCGTGGTCGTAGAGGCTGCTCTCCGGGTCGAAGTGCTCGGCCGACGGCACGTCGACCAGGTGTGCGTTGATCAGGCCGGTGACGCTGCCGACGAAGGAGAGCTGCGGCCCGATCTGCTGGTCGTCGCCGACCACGACGGCCCGTTCGGCGAGGCTGAGCACGGGCAGCGCGAACAGGTCGGCCTGGGACGCCTCGTCCACGATGACCACGTCGAACCGTGCCCCGCCGGCGAACTGCTCGATGGCCCGGTCGACGGACATCACCCACACCGGCACGGCGTCCACGGCGGCGGTCATCGCCTTCTGGGCGTGGGCCTGCCACTGGGCGGCGTTCCGCCCGGTCCCCTTGCCGATCTTGCGGAGCGCGGTGGTCCAGTCGGCGAGGGCGGCCCGCCGTCGGTCGTCCAGCGCCAGCGACACCTCCAACCAGGCCGACGCGACCACCAGTTCCCGGGTGAGCTGCCGGATCCGTTCCCGGGTGCGGTCGACGCGCCGGCCCAGGGCGACCGGGTCGACACTGCCGACCACCTGGTCGAACCAGGTCTGCGCACGTCGCCACCGCCACCGGTCGAGGCAGTCCGCGCCGGTGCCGTGCAGGGCCGCGGCGGTGCCGGCTTCGAGCTGGGCGGTCCAGTCCGGGGCGACGGGTCGCAGCCGGTCGGTGAGCTGGCCGAAGCGTTGCGCCTCGGGGCGCAGCGCGGCGAGCCGGCGCACCTCGTCGAGGAGGGCGTCCCAGCCGTCGAGGTCACCCTGGAACGCCTGGTCGAGCAGCCGCCACAGGTCGCTGGCGGCCGGGCCGGACATGCCGCGCTGGAGCAGCGCGTCGAGCCGGTGCTCCTCGGCGACCAGCTCGTCGTGGGCGAACACCGCCGTGCCCCGCCCGAGCAGGGCGATCAGCGCGGTCAGCCGGCGTACGTCGGTGGTGTGCTCGGCGCGCGGCAGTAACCGGCGGACGGTGTGCAGCAGCGCCGGCCAGCGCCGCCGGTCCCAGTCCAGCGCGGTGGCGGCGGCGGTGAGCAGCTGGCCGGTCCAGTACTCCGGCTCGTCGCCGACCTCGGCGGGCAGGCCGAGCGGCACCCGCCACTCCGCCCACCGGGTGGCCAGCGCCTGGCGCAGCCGACGCCGGGTGACGTACGCGACGACGATGTCGACGTCGGCGGCGCTGCGCAGCATCTCGCCGTCGATCCGGCAGTCGGTGGCGATCCGGGCCAGGGTGCCCTGGAAGAGCTTGCTGACGCCCTTACCGGCGGCGAAGCGTTGCCGCAGCTCGTCGAGGAGCGCCAGCAGCCGGCGCGGCTCGGTCAGGTGGGCCTCGACGACGGCGACCTCGTGCCCGGCGATGACCCGGGCGGCGGCGGCCAGGTCGGCGAGCGCCTGCTCGCTGGCGGCGACGTGGTCCTCCCACCGGATCCGCCAGTTCGCGTCGGCCTGCACCAGGGTGCCGAGCCGGTCGGTCCACGCCCCCTCCCGCCCGGTGAGCTGGGTGAGCGCCTCCCGCAGCTGCCCGCCGAGCTCCTCCAGGGCGGGCCGCCCGACGGCGCGGACCTCGGCGACCAGCATCCCGGCGTCGGCCAGCCGGTCCAGCTCACGCCGGGTGTCGGCCAGCTCATGCCGGTCGGCCCGGACCGCCTCGGCGGTGGGCAGCTCGGCCACCGTCGGCAGGTGCCGCAACGCCTGGGCACGGTCCTGTCGCCGGGTACGCCGGGCGATGTCGAGCAGTTCGCTGAACTCCTCGCCGGTCAGCGGGGCGTCGAGGTCGGGGGCGAGCGGGTCGGGGATGTCGCCGTACCGGTCGGCCCGTTCGCGCAGCCAGGCCCCGACGTCGCCGGGGGACAGCCGGATGCCGTCGATCTCGTACCGGGCGGACTCGTGTTCGGCCAACGCCCGCAGCCCGGCCAGGGCGAGCCCCAGGTCCCGCTCGGTCTCCTCCAGTTGCCGGCGCAGCCGGTCGACCTTCTGCTGCTCGACGCGGCGGTCCAGGGTGGCGCCCCGGTCGGAGAGTTCCCGGGCGGCGAGCTGGAGCTGCACGAGCTGGTCGGCGGAGCGGCCGAGCACCGCCAGGCAGAGCGGCTGGATCTCGGTGGGCAGGCCGTCGCGCAGCACCCGCAGCGGGTCCTCCTTCTGCGCCACGACCAGCACCCGCTTGCCGTGCGCCATCAGGTGGCAGATGAGGTTGCGGATGGTGTGCGTCTTGCCGGTGCCGGGCGGCCCCTGCACGGCGACGTTGCGGTGCTGGGCCAACCGGCGGGCGATGGACTCCTGCGCCTCGTTGGTGGGCAGCGGCATGAGCAGCCGCTCACCCAGCGGCTGCCACCGCTGCGGCTCGTCCTGCGGCATCTCCAGCCGGCTCGGCTCGTGGGCGAGGATCGCGGCGAGCGCGCCGATGCCGGTGGTGTCGCCGGCCAGCAGCCGGGACCGCAGCTCCTCCAGGAACCGGCGCAGCATCCGCTGCCGGGGCCGGACGAACAGCACCCCGGTGTCGTGCACGTACGCCCCGGTGGGGGCGGGGGCGTCGGCGTCGCGCAGCACCGGGTCGTGGCCGAGGCGGCGCAGCGCCCGCGCGAGGAAGTCCCGCCGGTCCTCCGCCGCCCAGACGTCCAGGTCGAGCTGCCCGCCCGCCCCGGCCAGGTCGAGCAGTTGCCGCAGGTAACGATCGTCGAGGCCGGTCAACGGATCGGTCTGCAACCGGGCCGGCCCCTGCGGCACGACCCGGACGACCGACCGGTCGGGGTCGAACTCGACGGCGACCGGGGTCACCACCAACGGGTACCGCACCCGGTGCCCGTCGACCTCGGTGGTGACGACGCCGTGGCCCCAGACGAGTTCGTGGCCGGCGGCGGTCATGTCGATCCGGTGCATGAGGTCGAACAGGGCGCGGTGCAGCTGGCGTACCCGGTCGGTGGCCGCGGCCTGCTCGGCCCAGGGCCGCCAGTCCTGCTCCCGCCACCGGTCGAAGCGGGGTCGCAGCCGGGCGACCGCCTCCTCGTCACCGGTCAGTTGCGGCTCGGCCGGGTAGGGCGGGGCGTCGGCCAGGTGCGGGACGAACTCGACAGGGGTCTTGAGCCGCCGGGGGGCCGCCGGGAAGCCGACCCGCAGCCAGCTGACCCCGTCGGCCGAGACGCCCACCTGGCAGTCGGGGTGTTCGGGCAGGTCGTGCTGCCAGAACGCGTCCGTGGTGGGCACCGTCCGGGCCGGCTTCTCCAGCTGGGCGCGGACCGCCATCAGGTAGTCGACCAGCGCGGTGGTGCGCGCCAGGATCAGCGCGGGCGTTTCAGTGTCGGACGTGGCGCGGGAGAGCATGCGGCACCTTTGCTGGCTGTGGCGGTCCCCGGCACCCTACCGGCGAATTCCTCCCGGACGGGACCTCCGGTCGGCATTCTTCACCCCGGCTCGGCCGCCGCCCGCGCCAGGTTGGCCGGCACGTCCTTGGCGTGGTAGACCCGTTCGCTCGGCTCGATCCCGGCGAGGAACATCGCGTACACGGCCGCCATCCGCAGCCAGGCCACCGGCCGCAGCAGCGCCACCGCCCGCTCCGGTCGGCAGCCGGGCACGTCGGAGCGCCAGCGGGCGCACCAGTCGGCGAGCACGGCGGCGGCGGGCCCGGCGGGCAGCTGCTCGGTCAGCCGGAGGACGTCGAACGCCGGGTGCCCGACGAACGAGTCACCCCAGTCGATGACGGTCCGCCGCCGCCCGTCGGCGCGGACGTTGCCGGGGTGCAGGTCGCCGTGCACGAGGGTGTCCGGCAGCCCGCACCGGGACACCTCGGCGAGCCGCGTCTCGACGGCGGCGAGCTGCCGGTCGGCGGCGGGGTGCGGGGCGAGCATGGTGCGGAGCCACCGGGCCAGGGCGACACCGCGCAGGTCCGGCACCCCGGCGGCAGCCAGCCGGTCGACAGTGGGCACGGCGCGTAGCTGGAGGGCATGGTGGACGGCGGCGATCGCGGTGCGTTCGGCGGCGTCGGCGCCGTAGCGGTCCTCCCCCGCCACGTGGTCGAGCAGCATCCGGCCCTCGTCGTCGGCGGCGAGCAGCGTCGGCGTGTCCGGGTCGTCGGCCAGCAGCCGCAGCACCGCCGCCTCGTGCCGGAAGAAGGACGGCACCTGCTTGAGCCAGCTGATGCCGTGCGGCCCGTCGAGCCGCCAGATCGCCGACAGGTTCCAGGTGCGCTGCTGGGCCGCCCCGGTCGCCGGCCGACCCAGCCGGTCGAGCTGCCCGGCGGCCCAGGCCAGGCTCGCCGCCGGCCCGCCCGGCTGCGCGTAGGGCGCCCGCAACGGATGCGCCGCCGGCTCCACCGCCTCCGCCGGCAGCAGCGGTACGCCCACCGGCCCGACGGCCTCCGCCAGGTAGCCGACGTGGCCCCCGGGCGGCTCGCCCTGCTGCCCGGGGAGCAGCCGCAGCACGGCCACCTCGGTGCCGTAGGCCGCGCGGGCGCCGGCGACGACCTCGACCGTGTCCTGCCACCAGGGCACCGGCACGGTGAAGTCGGGCAGCGCGCCCAGCGTCCGTCCGGTGCCGTCGACCAGGACAAGGCGCACGGTGCGGGACATGCCCGGACGGTAACCACCGCGCTGCCCGTCGGGCGAGCCGATTACCACGGCGGCAGGCGAGCGGATTAGCGCACCGGAGCGAGCCAGCCGCACCCACTGCCACGACAACAACTCTCCACACAACGAGGCACTGACCACCGGGACGGCGGGAGCGGCCAGCGCGCCCAGGGCGGGAGCGGTCAGCGGACCGGGGCGGGAGCGGTCAGCGCACCCGGGTGGGTGGCGAGGATGGCGTCGAGGCCCCGGAGGAAGAGGTCGTCGTCGCTCCACTGTGCGTCGTCGAGGTGGCCGGAGGCGGTGAGGGTTGGATAGGCGGCGGCGTTCGCCTCCAGGTGCCGGCGGGCCTCGGCACGTACCCGGGGGTCGTTCGTCTGGTGCCAGGTGGCCTCGGTGAGCGCCGCGCCGATCACGTAGTTGGCCACCAGCCGGGTCATCACGGCCAGGTGGACGCCGGTGAACCCGGCGCGGACCAGCGCCGACTGGAGGAACTCTGTACGGGCGAGGACGTGCGGGCCGAGCATGGGTCGACCGATCAGGCTGGGCGCCCAGGGGTGGCGGAGCATGGCCGCCCGCCAGCCGGCGGTCAGCGTGCGGACGTCGTCGCGCCAGTCGGTGCCGGCGGCGACCGACGGATCCCCGGTCGGGTCATCGGTGACCACCGCGCTCTCGGTCGGGTTATCGGTGACCGCCGCGTTCTCGGTCGGCAGCGGCACCTCGCCGAAGATCTGGTCGACGGCCAGGTCGAGGACGTCCTCCTTCGTGGTCACGTGCCAGTAGAGGGCCGTCGGGGTTACCCCGAGACGTTCCGCCAGCCGACGCATGGTCAGCCCGTCGACACAGTGCCGGTCGAGCAGGGCCACGGCCGCCGTCACGATGCGCTCCCGGGTCAGCGGGGTGGCCCGGCGGTTGCGGGCCGGCTCGTCGCGCAGCCACACCGTGCCGGCCCTGCCGTCGGAGCGGCCGCCCGGCCGCTCGGCGGGTGCCCCGGTCAATCCACTCGCGTCCACCCGCGCCAGCCTAGTACCGTGTCGGTTAACTTAACGTTGTTAGATTAGATGTTCACCGTCCGGGCGACAGAGTGCTCTGCTCACCGGTCGCCCCGGTGAGCAGCGGCGATCCCCCGGAAGGACGGTGGCGACCCGTGCCGCTGATGCGGATCCAGCTGGACAGCGACCGGTACACCGCGCGTCGGGTGGTGGAGTTGCACCGGGCCGGCAAGGTCCACCGCGAGTCCCGGGACGCCGCCCGCGCCGAGGTGTGGCGGCGCGGGCGCACCCCCGCCGCGGAACCCGTCTTCGTCGGCACCACGAACGGCGAGCCGGTCCGGCTCATCTACGACGTCGAGGTCTACCGGGACGTGACGTCGTAGAACCCGAAGGCCACGGTTGCGCGCCCGGCCGGGCCGACACCGCCCGGCCGGGCATCTGTCGACCCCCGCCGGCACGGACGGCTGGCCGCCAGGCGGACGGACGACGGGCGGACAACCGGTCAGCGGACCGGGTCGTGGGTGCCGTGCGGGACGCCCGGCGTGCAGCGGCGCAGCCGGTCCGCCGCCATCCGGCCACCGACGGCCAGGCCGTACCGCTCGACGGCGGTCAGGCCGTAGGCGCTGCACGTCGGGGTGTAGCGGCACCGGCCCGGCCAGCGGTGCGACAACCACCGCCGGTAACCGAGGATCGCCGCCCGGCCGGCCCGGTCCACCGCCGGCGCGCGGCTGACCCGGGCGGTGGTCGCACCGAGGGTGAGTAGGAACGAGAACAGGCCGAAGTCGCAGCAGGGCAGACCGTCACAGTCACAGACGTCGCAGTCGGCGTCGCACCAGTCGCGCTTCTTCCGGCGCTGCTTACGCTTGAAATGGATCACGCCGTACATGATGCGACGGCCGCGCCACCTCCACGGAAGGCCGGTGGCCGCGCGGTTCGCCGCCCGATCACCGGACCCGCGCCCCGGGGGAACCGGCACCACCGCTCTTCCGCTCAGCTCATCGGGATAACCTGCCGATCACCACGCTCAGCGGCAGCAATACGGCCGCGATCACCGCCCAGGCCGCCACTCCCACCCACACGGATCCGTCTAGCGTGAAAGCGAGCAGAACGGAAACCGGGAGCAGCGCGATCGTCGCCGCGATCATCGGCTTGGCAACTGAGTTTCGCATGGCAGATCAATCCTCCTCGGCCTTCTCGCTCAGGTACTTATTCAGCATGTTGGAGCCGCAGCCTCCCACCGCGCCGGTCACGAAGCCGACCCCGGCGCCGGGCAGCGAGAAGACACCCGCCCCAGTAACCGCACCAGCCGTTGCGCCCCCGACCGCGCCGACGGCGGCACCGATCGCGCAGGCTTCGCCGTAGTCGGTCTCACGACCGGTCGGGTCGACAAAATTCACCGGGCTCGCGGCTGCGTAGCCGTATCTGTTGCCTTGGGCCGGGTCACCAAGGAAGGACAGATTGTCCTGCTGGGTGAAACGACCCTGTGCCGGGTTGTACCAGCGCTGCCCGAACTTGGTGAAGCCGCTCCCCGAGTCGTACGTGCCTCCGGCGAAGCGGATCAGGTTGGGCTGTCCGAGGGCGGCCTCGTCGGTGGTGGTGCCGGTGCCGTACGGGTCGTAGCGGTAGGTCGCCGCGACGGTGCCGTCGGCCTTCACGATCGCCACCGGCGAGCCGAGGGCGTCGAGGACGTACGCGTAATCGGTGGTGCCGACGCGCAGGCCCAGCGGGGTGCCGATCCCGTCACGCTCCACGTAGGCGGTGGTGCCGCCCGCCGTCCAGGACTGCAACGAGGCCATCCCGTGCTGGTCGTCCAGACCGTACTGCATGGTGGTGGTGCCGGCCCGGACCAGTTCGACCTGGTCGCTGCCGACGTAGCTGTAGGTGGTGGCGTTCACGCCGGTCATCTGCTTGGCCGGGTTGTAGGTCATCGGATTCACCGTCGGCGTGCTGGTCCGGGTCTGGTTGCCCCGGCCGTCGTAGGTGTTGTTGGTGGTGGTGATCTGGTTGGCGGTGTTGTAGGTCAGGGTCTGGGTGGTGGTGCCGTCGACCTTGACGCTGGTCCGGTTGCCGTTGCTGTTGTAGGCGTATTCGTAGGTCTTGCCGTTGTAGTCGGTGGCCTTGGTGAGCCGGTTGGCCTTGTCGTAGGTGAACTGGCTGACCACGCCGCTGACCTCGTCCTTCTGCCACTGGCGCAGGCCGGTGTCGTCGGCCTTGGCCGTCGAGCAGGGCTGGCCCGCGGTGTACTCCGCGTGGCAGTAGGTGACGTCGAAGACGGTGGCCGGGCTGGCCGAGTTGCGGGTGGCGGTGATCCGGGTCGGCCGGTCCGACTTGTCGTACACCGTCTTGATCCGCATGGCGTACGCGCTGTTCGTCTCGTCGCTGGCGAAGTACGTGTTGAGCCGGTTGCCGTTCTTGTCGTACGAGAAGTTGTAGCGGGTGCCCCCGGCGGTGTCCATCCGGTACAGCCAGTTGCGGGTGTTGTAGTAGTACTTCGTGGTGCCCCGGCCGTCGGTGAGTTCGGTCAGGTTGCCGGCGAGGTCGTACGAGTACTTGAACGTCGGGGTGCCCGGGTTGGTGCGCCGGTCCAGCCGGTTGAGCTGGTCGAAACCCCACGTGGTGGTGCCTGAGGAGTCGACCCGGCTGATCACGTTGCCGGCCCGGCCGTACTCGAAGGTGACCGCGGTGAGGCTGCCGCAGCCGGAGTAGCTGATCTTCTGGACCCGGTCGTCCTTGCTCCACTGGTAGGTGGTCAG
Above is a window of Micromonospora rifamycinica DNA encoding:
- a CDS encoding phosphotransferase family protein; the encoded protein is MSRTVRLVLVDGTGRTLGALPDFTVPVPWWQDTVEVVAGARAAYGTEVAVLRLLPGQQGEPPGGHVGYLAEAVGPVGVPLLPAEAVEPAAHPLRAPYAQPGGPAASLAWAAGQLDRLGRPATGAAQQRTWNLSAIWRLDGPHGISWLKQVPSFFRHEAAVLRLLADDPDTPTLLAADDEGRMLLDHVAGEDRYGADAAERTAIAAVHHALQLRAVPTVDRLAAAGVPDLRGVALARWLRTMLAPHPAADRQLAAVETRLAEVSRCGLPDTLVHGDLHPGNVRADGRRRTVIDWGDSFVGHPAFDVLRLTEQLPAGPAAAVLADWCARWRSDVPGCRPERAVALLRPVAWLRMAAVYAMFLAGIEPSERVYHAKDVPANLARAAAEPG
- the yidD gene encoding membrane protein insertion efficiency factor YidD, with translation MYGVIHFKRKQRRKKRDWCDADCDVCDCDGLPCCDFGLFSFLLTLGATTARVSRAPAVDRAGRAAILGYRRWLSHRWPGRCRYTPTCSAYGLTAVERYGLAVGGRMAADRLRRCTPGVPHGTHDPVR
- a CDS encoding TetR/AcrR family transcriptional regulator yields the protein MDASGLTGAPAERPGGRSDGRAGTVWLRDEPARNRRATPLTRERIVTAAVALLDRHCVDGLTMRRLAERLGVTPTALYWHVTTKEDVLDLAVDQIFGEVPLPTENAAVTDNPTESAVVTDDPTGDPSVAAGTDWRDDVRTLTAGWRAAMLRHPWAPSLIGRPMLGPHVLARTEFLQSALVRAGFTGVHLAVMTRLVANYVIGAALTEATWHQTNDPRVRAEARRHLEANAAAYPTLTASGHLDDAQWSDDDLFLRGLDAILATHPGALTAPAPVR
- a CDS encoding AAA domain-containing protein, producing the protein MLSRATSDTETPALILARTTALVDYLMAVRAQLEKPARTVPTTDAFWQHDLPEHPDCQVGVSADGVSWLRVGFPAAPRRLKTPVEFVPHLADAPPYPAEPQLTGDEEAVARLRPRFDRWREQDWRPWAEQAAATDRVRQLHRALFDLMHRIDMTAAGHELVWGHGVVTTEVDGHRVRYPLVVTPVAVEFDPDRSVVRVVPQGPARLQTDPLTGLDDRYLRQLLDLAGAGGQLDLDVWAAEDRRDFLARALRRLGHDPVLRDADAPAPTGAYVHDTGVLFVRPRQRMLRRFLEELRSRLLAGDTTGIGALAAILAHEPSRLEMPQDEPQRWQPLGERLLMPLPTNEAQESIARRLAQHRNVAVQGPPGTGKTHTIRNLICHLMAHGKRVLVVAQKEDPLRVLRDGLPTEIQPLCLAVLGRSADQLVQLQLAARELSDRGATLDRRVEQQKVDRLRRQLEETERDLGLALAGLRALAEHESARYEIDGIRLSPGDVGAWLRERADRYGDIPDPLAPDLDAPLTGEEFSELLDIARRTRRQDRAQALRHLPTVAELPTAEAVRADRHELADTRRELDRLADAGMLVAEVRAVGRPALEELGGQLREALTQLTGREGAWTDRLGTLVQADANWRIRWEDHVAASEQALADLAAAARVIAGHEVAVVEAHLTEPRRLLALLDELRQRFAAGKGVSKLFQGTLARIATDCRIDGEMLRSAADVDIVVAYVTRRRLRQALATRWAEWRVPLGLPAEVGDEPEYWTGQLLTAAATALDWDRRRWPALLHTVRRLLPRAEHTTDVRRLTALIALLGRGTAVFAHDELVAEEHRLDALLQRGMSGPAASDLWRLLDQAFQGDLDGWDALLDEVRRLAALRPEAQRFGQLTDRLRPVAPDWTAQLEAGTAAALHGTGADCLDRWRWRRAQTWFDQVVGSVDPVALGRRVDRTRERIRQLTRELVVASAWLEVSLALDDRRRAALADWTTALRKIGKGTGRNAAQWQAHAQKAMTAAVDAVPVWVMSVDRAIEQFAGGARFDVVIVDEASQADLFALPVLSLAERAVVVGDDQQIGPQLSFVGSVTGLINAHLVDVPSAEHFDPESSLYDHAVRRSPERILLTEHFRSVPAIIGFSSDTYYGGEIEPLRTDRPAGIGDPVVAVHVPEGVRQDLPTYGNVNVAEAEALVARVAAIVADPAYAGRSVGVVSLLSTSGQAIYLLSRLREEIGEEEMERRRLRVGDSYTFQGDERDVVLVSTVVSPLNGPVAAFTKRDHHRRVNVAASRARDQLWVFHSVQPDDLRPDDARGLLLRYCQNVTTAEEAYDDLERRCDSDFEREVLRRMLRRGLRPLPQFRIGSYRIDFVLPAPDGRRLAIECDGDAYHGPEQWESDMRRQAVLERVGNCVFVRIRGSVFSRDPEAALAPLWQRIEELGIEGSRAAETSPRA